A window from Thiomonas sp. FB-Cd encodes these proteins:
- the dxs gene encoding 1-deoxy-D-xylulose-5-phosphate synthase: protein MELLNRIQDPHDLRRLKPDQLPQLAQQLRQFILDTVSRTGGHLSSNLGTVELTVALHYVFDTPQDRLVWDVGHQTYAHKILTGRREQMGTLRQYGGISGFPRREESPYDTFGTAHSSTSISAALGMALAAHSKGERRKVVAVIGDGALTGGMAFEALNNAGVHPEADLLVVLNDNDMSISAPVGALNRYLARLLSGRFYASARDAAKQVLKVAPPPLFELARRLEEHAKGLVVPGTLFEEFGFDYIGPIDGHDLSALVPTLQNLRERSGPRLLHVVTKKGYGYKLAEADPITYHGPGRFNPVEGIKPPAVAPKPTYAQVFGQWLCDIAVKDDRLVAITPAMCEGSGLVEFSQKYPGRYHDVGIAEQHAVTFAAGLACEGLKPVVAIYSTFLQRAYDQVIHDVAIQNLPVLFAIDRAGVVGADGATHTGAFDIPALRCLPNVTLMAPADEAECRQMLCTGYSLNGPSAVRYPRGAGVGAQVNRADMGVLTVGRAQLRRASQAPSGRRIAILAFGPVLYTALRVAESLDASVVNMRFIKPLDVELLHHMAQTHDALVTVEEGAVLGGAGSACIGALQARDSHTPVLSLGLPDAWLEHGDPVQITAAIGLDAAGLLHSIHARFPDIVGDLPGPLQRAANA, encoded by the coding sequence ATGGAACTACTCAACCGTATCCAGGATCCGCACGACTTGCGCCGGCTCAAACCCGACCAATTGCCGCAACTGGCGCAGCAATTGCGGCAGTTTATTCTTGACACGGTCTCGCGTACTGGCGGGCATTTGTCATCAAATCTGGGCACTGTGGAGCTGACGGTAGCTCTGCACTACGTGTTCGATACGCCGCAGGACCGCTTGGTGTGGGACGTAGGACATCAGACCTATGCGCACAAAATTCTGACGGGTCGGCGCGAGCAGATGGGAACATTGCGGCAGTATGGCGGCATTTCCGGGTTTCCGCGCCGCGAAGAGTCTCCCTATGACACGTTTGGCACAGCGCACTCATCCACGTCGATCTCGGCAGCGCTTGGCATGGCGCTGGCTGCGCATAGCAAAGGCGAGCGACGCAAGGTGGTGGCCGTGATCGGCGACGGCGCGTTGACGGGTGGCATGGCATTCGAGGCGTTGAACAATGCCGGCGTGCACCCAGAGGCGGACCTGCTGGTGGTGCTCAATGACAATGACATGTCGATCTCGGCTCCGGTAGGAGCGCTTAATCGCTATCTGGCGCGCCTGCTGTCGGGCCGCTTTTACGCAAGCGCGCGAGATGCGGCCAAACAAGTTCTGAAAGTTGCGCCTCCGCCCCTGTTCGAGCTGGCACGACGACTGGAAGAGCATGCCAAGGGCCTGGTGGTGCCCGGCACACTGTTCGAGGAGTTCGGCTTCGACTATATCGGCCCAATCGATGGCCACGACTTGAGCGCACTTGTGCCCACGCTGCAAAACCTGCGCGAGCGTAGCGGACCGCGGTTGCTCCACGTTGTGACCAAGAAAGGCTACGGCTACAAGTTGGCCGAGGCTGACCCCATCACGTACCACGGCCCAGGCCGATTCAACCCGGTTGAGGGGATCAAGCCGCCCGCTGTGGCACCCAAGCCGACTTACGCGCAGGTTTTCGGGCAATGGCTTTGCGACATCGCGGTCAAGGATGATCGCTTGGTCGCCATCACTCCGGCGATGTGCGAGGGGTCCGGCCTCGTTGAGTTCTCCCAGAAGTACCCCGGCCGCTATCACGACGTGGGCATTGCCGAGCAGCATGCTGTCACCTTCGCAGCGGGTCTGGCGTGCGAGGGACTCAAACCGGTCGTTGCTATTTACTCCACCTTCCTTCAGAGAGCCTACGACCAGGTTATCCATGATGTCGCCATACAAAACTTGCCCGTCCTTTTCGCAATCGACCGCGCCGGGGTGGTGGGGGCTGATGGCGCAACGCACACTGGCGCATTTGACATACCGGCACTGCGCTGCCTGCCTAATGTCACACTGATGGCGCCAGCTGACGAAGCGGAATGCCGGCAGATGCTTTGTACCGGGTACAGCCTGAACGGACCTTCGGCTGTGCGTTATCCGCGTGGTGCCGGGGTGGGGGCGCAGGTTAACCGCGCCGATATGGGCGTGCTGACTGTTGGCCGCGCGCAGTTGCGGCGAGCATCACAGGCGCCGAGCGGCCGGCGCATTGCCATACTCGCTTTTGGACCAGTTCTGTATACGGCCTTGAGAGTTGCCGAGTCACTGGATGCTTCAGTGGTGAACATGCGATTCATCAAACCACTGGATGTCGAGTTGTTACACCACATGGCGCAGACCCATGACGCCCTCGTGACGGTGGAGGAGGGCGCTGTACTTGGGGGCGCAGGTTCAGCTTGTATTGGGGCATTGCAGGCGCGGGATTCGCACACGCCCGTACTAAGCCTGGGTTTGCCGGACGCCTGGCTCGAGCATGGTGACCCTGTCCAAATTACGGCCGCAATCGGCCTCGACGCGGCGGGTCTCCTGCACAGCATCCACGCCCGATTCCCTGACATCGTGGGCGACCTACCTGGACCACTTCAACGCGCGGCCAATGCTTAA
- a CDS encoding zinc ribbon domain-containing protein encodes MRAAVRGPVSPGRWTAGARPKQDEQGRWQRNGESAKSELNAATLRSALGKTNAFSTCKALRAGKRCLTVSAQHSSQDCAAYGHFYRDSRPTQAALVCPRCGYQDSADANASRVIAQRGVDEVLAGSCRERDR; translated from the coding sequence ATGCGCGCTGCCGTGCGCGGCCCGGTCTCGCCAGGGCGATGGACCGCCGGTGCCAGGCCCAAGCAGGACGAGCAGGGGCGCTGGCAGCGCAACGGCGAATCCGCCAAATCGGAGCTCAATGCCGCGACCCTGCGCTCAGCGTTGGGCAAGACGAACGCCTTTTCGACATGCAAGGCGCTGCGAGCGGGCAAGCGGTGCCTGACCGTGTCGGCGCAACACAGCTCGCAGGACTGTGCGGCGTACGGCCATTTTTATCGGGACAGCCGGCCCACGCAGGCCGCTTTGGTCTGTCCGCGCTGCGGGTATCAGGACAGCGCCGACGCCAACGCATCCCGCGTGATTGCGCAGCGTGGCGTGGATGAGGTCCTCGCCGGATCGTGCCGGGAGCGCGATCGCTAG
- a CDS encoding aromatic ring-hydroxylating dioxygenase subunit alpha: MSDLSVHLAPSKTQLPVTAYFDAELYAKEKQLIFDGGPRYLGHELAVPNAGDYYALPHEGDGRVLLRNAAGSVDLLSNVCRHRQAVMLKGRGQTGRNIVCPLHRWTYKLDGELIGAPHFNEDPCLHLQRYAQPQSWNGLLFERNGFDVAQALAGLQAGAYLDFNGYVLDHVEMHQCDYNWKTFIEVYLEDYHVAPFHPGLGQFVSCDDLRWQFGTAFSVQTVGINNALSKAGSKVYAKWHQAVLNFRQGVPPEHGAIWLTLYPNIMVEWYPHVLVVSALYPQGPQKTLNVVEFYYPEEIVAFEREFIEAERAAYMETCTEDDEIAERMDAGRRALMERGDDQAGPYQTPMEDGMRHFHEWYRNKVGTVA; this comes from the coding sequence ATGTCGGATTTGAGCGTGCATCTGGCCCCGAGCAAAACCCAACTGCCGGTCACGGCATATTTTGACGCCGAGCTTTATGCGAAGGAGAAACAGCTCATCTTCGATGGCGGGCCACGCTATCTCGGGCATGAACTCGCCGTGCCGAACGCCGGTGATTACTATGCGCTGCCCCACGAAGGCGACGGTCGCGTGCTACTGCGCAATGCTGCAGGATCGGTTGACCTGCTCTCCAACGTGTGCCGTCACCGCCAGGCCGTCATGCTCAAGGGACGCGGTCAAACCGGCCGCAATATTGTTTGCCCTCTGCATCGCTGGACCTACAAGCTCGATGGCGAATTGATTGGGGCGCCCCATTTCAACGAAGACCCCTGCTTGCATTTACAGCGCTACGCCCAGCCACAAAGTTGGAACGGGCTCCTTTTCGAACGCAACGGCTTCGATGTGGCACAAGCATTAGCGGGCTTGCAGGCTGGCGCGTACCTCGACTTCAATGGTTATGTGCTTGACCACGTCGAGATGCACCAATGCGACTACAACTGGAAGACCTTCATCGAGGTGTATCTGGAGGACTACCACGTCGCCCCCTTCCACCCCGGGTTAGGGCAGTTCGTGAGCTGCGATGATTTGCGCTGGCAGTTCGGGACTGCTTTCAGCGTGCAGACCGTGGGCATCAACAACGCATTGAGCAAGGCCGGAAGCAAGGTTTACGCGAAATGGCACCAGGCCGTACTCAATTTCCGCCAAGGTGTGCCGCCCGAACATGGTGCGATCTGGCTTACGCTGTATCCCAACATCATGGTGGAGTGGTACCCACATGTACTCGTGGTGTCGGCCTTGTATCCGCAGGGCCCCCAGAAGACGCTGAATGTGGTTGAGTTCTACTACCCCGAGGAAATCGTTGCCTTCGAACGCGAATTCATCGAGGCTGAACGCGCGGCCTACATGGAAACCTGCACGGAAGACGATGAGATCGCGGAACGCATGGATGCTGGACGCCGCGCCTTGATGGAACGGGGTGATGATCAAGCCGGCCCCTACCAGACCCCTATGGAAGACGGCATGCGTCATTTCCACGAGTGGTACCGCAACAAGGTGGGCACGGTTGCATGA
- a CDS encoding sulfurtransferase, with protein MTYHHTLISASQLQEILSEAFVADCSHELSDPAAGAHDYASGHIPGAVHFHLDRDLSSSPGRHNGRHPLPDRDAFAALLRARGLRDGQQVIAYDRAQGPYAARLWWLLRWLGHERVAVLDGGWQAWIAAGGTSQTETPAPRPVGDFQARPALVGFVQVGDVLANLRHGQRLLVDARSPERYAGQGETLDPRAGHIPGAVCRFFRNNLQSDGRFKPVDALRTEWLAVLGKRKPHEIVNQCGSGVSACLNILALDHVGLGGSLLYPGSWSEWCADRDRPMVSGTQIEDPAA; from the coding sequence ATGACCTACCATCACACTCTGATTTCCGCGTCGCAGCTGCAGGAGATTCTCTCAGAGGCGTTTGTCGCCGACTGCAGTCACGAGCTCAGCGACCCTGCTGCCGGGGCACACGACTACGCCAGTGGCCATATTCCGGGCGCGGTTCACTTTCATCTGGATCGCGATTTGTCGTCTTCGCCTGGCCGGCACAACGGTCGTCATCCGCTCCCCGACCGGGACGCCTTCGCTGCTTTGCTGCGTGCACGGGGCCTACGCGATGGGCAACAGGTGATCGCCTACGATCGCGCACAGGGGCCTTACGCAGCACGCCTGTGGTGGCTGCTGCGCTGGCTGGGTCATGAGCGGGTCGCCGTGCTCGACGGCGGCTGGCAGGCGTGGATCGCAGCAGGCGGAACGTCCCAGACCGAAACGCCTGCTCCGCGACCCGTTGGGGATTTTCAGGCCCGACCCGCGCTTGTTGGATTCGTTCAGGTGGGCGATGTACTGGCCAACCTGCGCCATGGCCAGCGTCTGCTCGTGGACGCCCGCTCGCCAGAGCGCTATGCCGGGCAAGGCGAAACCCTTGACCCCAGGGCTGGCCATATTCCCGGCGCTGTGTGCCGCTTTTTCCGAAATAATTTGCAGAGTGACGGACGTTTCAAGCCTGTCGACGCCCTGCGCACCGAATGGCTGGCTGTGCTGGGCAAGCGCAAACCCCATGAGATCGTCAACCAGTGCGGGTCGGGCGTATCCGCTTGCCTCAACATCCTGGCTCTGGATCACGTCGGGCTGGGAGGCTCTTTGCTCTATCCTGGTTCTTGGAGCGAATGGTGCGCGGACCGTGATCGCCCCATGGTAAGTGGCACACAAATCGAGGATCCGGCGGCCTAA
- a CDS encoding universal stress protein, producing the protein MFKHILITTDGSEFAERAIPIAIEQAKANGAKVTAVSVVDLYPYIGAIEVMPTGIEGWQEAIRAQADAAVQKVADAAKAAGIACNTAVQEDTLAWRGLLAVAEREHCDLIVMSSHGRGGLTSALLGSQTARVLSHTKIPVLVVR; encoded by the coding sequence ATGTTCAAACACATCCTCATTACGACAGACGGCTCGGAGTTTGCTGAGCGAGCTATTCCCATTGCCATTGAACAAGCGAAGGCGAATGGAGCCAAGGTGACGGCCGTTTCGGTCGTAGATCTCTATCCCTATATCGGCGCCATTGAAGTCATGCCCACCGGCATCGAGGGTTGGCAGGAAGCCATCCGCGCTCAGGCTGATGCAGCTGTGCAAAAGGTTGCGGATGCGGCCAAAGCCGCCGGCATCGCCTGCAACACTGCCGTGCAGGAAGACACGCTGGCTTGGCGCGGTCTGCTCGCGGTCGCTGAGCGCGAGCACTGCGACCTGATCGTAATGTCCTCCCACGGCCGCGGAGGGTTGACCTCTGCTCTGCTGGGGAGCCAGACCGCGCGCGTACTCTCGCACACAAAAATACCGGTGCTGGTGGTGCGCTGA
- a CDS encoding polyprenyl synthetase family protein yields the protein MRDWDHSEAPLQDAEPAFDAWVHTHVARIQSLIEHHVPGCSAASPALAEAMHYAAALGGKRIRPLLVWAAGECFDGEPAALDAAACAVELVHAYSLVHDDLPCMDNDILRRGLPTVHVQFGQAMALLAGDALQSRAFEVLTSNPAVPPAVQARLCALLAGAIGADGMAGGQAIDLAATGHVLGANALTDMHRRKTGALVKASLLMGLACGSSEILIDPVTAHCEQLLRRYADAIGLAFQVVDDVLDASSDSATLGKTAGKDAQQGKATFVTLLGLEPAWALARQLLGEALGAIDALPPAQRARAGHLTALAQRIVSRNH from the coding sequence ATGCGAGACTGGGATCATTCGGAAGCCCCATTGCAGGATGCGGAGCCTGCGTTCGACGCCTGGGTGCATACACATGTTGCGCGAATTCAGTCGCTGATTGAGCATCATGTTCCCGGGTGCTCTGCGGCCAGCCCCGCTTTGGCCGAGGCAATGCACTATGCGGCGGCCCTTGGGGGCAAGCGTATACGGCCCCTGTTGGTGTGGGCGGCGGGCGAATGCTTTGATGGTGAACCCGCGGCGCTGGACGCGGCGGCATGCGCGGTCGAACTCGTTCATGCCTACTCCTTAGTGCACGATGATTTGCCCTGCATGGACAACGACATCCTTCGCCGTGGGTTGCCTACGGTACACGTGCAATTCGGGCAAGCCATGGCACTATTGGCTGGCGATGCGCTGCAAAGCCGCGCATTTGAGGTGCTTACGTCCAACCCAGCGGTGCCGCCCGCGGTACAAGCGCGCCTTTGCGCCTTGCTGGCAGGGGCCATTGGTGCCGATGGCATGGCAGGCGGGCAGGCTATTGATTTGGCCGCGACTGGGCATGTGCTTGGCGCGAACGCGCTGACCGACATGCATCGGCGCAAGACGGGCGCGTTGGTCAAGGCAAGCCTGCTGATGGGACTGGCATGCGGGAGCAGCGAGATCCTCATCGACCCTGTCACCGCGCATTGTGAGCAATTGCTCAGGCGCTACGCCGATGCAATTGGCCTGGCTTTCCAAGTTGTGGACGACGTGCTCGACGCCAGTAGCGATTCGGCCACGCTGGGCAAAACCGCTGGCAAAGACGCGCAGCAGGGCAAGGCCACCTTCGTGACACTTTTGGGCTTGGAGCCGGCTTGGGCCCTGGCTCGGCAACTGCTGGGCGAGGCGCTAGGTGCGATTGATGCGCTGCCACCAGCCCAGCGCGCACGTGCTGGGCATCTAACTGCACTTGCACAGCGCATTGTGTCCAGGAATCATTAA
- the folE2 gene encoding GTP cyclohydrolase FolE2, whose protein sequence is MNKPLELIPDIQSGTDDRRIAIQRVGVKSLRYPLVVRMVDGSAQATVAMVDADVALPANKKGTHMSRFVEVLEGLVEPLDHAGLVALAQTMRQRLQADAGQIAFRFPLFIRKTAPVSKVQSLMDYEAVWIARVDGPKTQITASVQVPVKALCPCSKEISDYGAHNQRSHITIAVDLLEPLAFERLIRIAEEEASCEIWGLLKRPDEKYVTERAYENPKFVEDLVRDVAARVQKDLRIEHFVVEAENFESIHNHSAYARIEG, encoded by the coding sequence ATGAACAAACCTCTCGAACTTATCCCCGATATTCAGAGCGGCACAGATGACCGTCGTATCGCCATCCAGCGTGTAGGGGTCAAAAGCCTGCGCTATCCACTGGTCGTGCGTATGGTTGACGGAAGCGCGCAGGCAACGGTAGCCATGGTCGATGCCGATGTGGCCTTGCCGGCTAATAAGAAAGGCACACACATGTCGCGCTTCGTCGAAGTGCTCGAGGGGTTGGTCGAACCGCTGGACCATGCCGGGTTGGTTGCTTTGGCGCAGACGATGCGCCAACGTTTGCAGGCAGACGCAGGGCAGATTGCATTTCGTTTTCCCCTGTTCATACGCAAAACCGCTCCCGTGAGCAAGGTACAAAGCTTGATGGATTACGAGGCGGTCTGGATCGCACGCGTCGATGGCCCAAAGACACAAATCACCGCAAGCGTGCAGGTTCCGGTGAAGGCGCTGTGCCCCTGTTCGAAGGAAATCTCGGATTACGGTGCGCACAACCAGCGGTCACACATCACCATCGCGGTTGACCTTCTGGAGCCACTGGCTTTTGAGCGGCTGATTCGCATCGCAGAGGAAGAAGCGTCGTGCGAAATCTGGGGCCTTCTCAAGCGGCCCGACGAAAAATACGTTACCGAGCGTGCCTACGAAAACCCCAAGTTCGTCGAGGATTTGGTGCGCGACGTCGCAGCACGCGTGCAAAAGGATCTGCGCATCGAGCATTTTGTGGTCGAAGCGGAGAACTTCGAGTCGATCCACAACCACTCGGCTTACGCTCGAATCGAGGGGTGA
- the rpsU gene encoding 30S ribosomal protein S21, with protein sequence MTTIRIKENEPFDVALRRFKRTIEKLGLLTDLRARQFYEKPTAERKRKKAAAVKRHYKRIRSHMLPKRLY encoded by the coding sequence ATGACCACGATTCGCATCAAAGAAAACGAACCCTTCGATGTTGCCCTGCGCCGCTTCAAGCGCACGATTGAAAAACTCGGCCTGTTGACGGATCTGCGCGCACGCCAGTTTTATGAAAAGCCCACCGCCGAGCGCAAGCGCAAGAAAGCCGCTGCGGTCAAGCGCCATTACAAGCGCATTCGCAGCCACATGCTCCCCAAGCGCCTGTACTGA
- the polA gene encoding DNA polymerase I, protein MTHQSDNAPTLLLVDGSSYLYRAFHAMPDLRGPQGEPTGALYGMVAMLRRLREQYPPTKGYRLAGCVFDSKGPTFRNAMYADYKAQRAPMPEELVQQIEPIHEAVRLMGWPLLEVPHVEADDVIGTLAVRAHARRVRTLISTGDKDLAQLVNDHISLVNTMSNEVLDEQGVLTKFGVPPRMIVDYLALVGDSVDNVPGVRNVGPKTAVKWLSQYGSLEGVVAHAEEIPGAVGKNLREALAWLPTARKLVTIATDCSLDGYVQDFDADLCPQPEDAAALIPFFQRYGLKKFLHELQAQRPSRQGSLLADSGLNHEGAADLPAQPAQRAGHYETVCTWGQFEAWLALVDSAPLTALDTETDSLEPMRARLVGLSICVEPGHAAYIPLAHAYPGAPAQLPLDAVLQRLKPWLESAAKPKLGQNSKYDRHVLQNAGINVRGYVHDTLLQSYVLEAHKTHSLDSLVVRHLGRNDTLSYEQVCGKGASAITFDQVALDLATRYSGEDADLCMQVHRTLFPRIEADAGLARIYELEIQVSRVLQRMERTGVLIDAAALHVQSAELAAKMHDLETRAYALAGGPFNLASPKQIGEILFDRLQLPVQKKTASGTPSTDEEVLEKLSENYPLPRVILDHRGLSKLKSTYTEKLPLMVNETTGRVHTNYSQATAVTGRLASNEPNLQNIPVRTTEGRRIREAFIAPEGWLIASSDYSQIELRIMAHLSQDKGLLAAFAAGEDIHRATASEIFGVTPIEVNAEQRRMAKVINFGLIYGMSAFGLARNLGLERDAAKLYIDRYFARYPGVAAYMERTRAQAKATGFVETVFGRRLWLPEINSPNGPRRAAAERAAINAPMQGTAADLIKMAMVAVDSALAREGLQTRMVMQVHDELVLEVPLDETEWVRTEIPRLMAGVARLDVHLLAELGMGRNWELAH, encoded by the coding sequence ATGACGCACCAATCCGACAACGCTCCGACTTTGCTGCTGGTCGACGGCTCCAGCTACCTCTACCGCGCTTTTCACGCAATGCCCGATCTGCGCGGCCCACAGGGTGAACCCACCGGCGCGCTTTACGGCATGGTTGCCATGTTGCGGCGCCTGCGCGAACAGTACCCTCCCACCAAGGGTTATCGCCTGGCGGGGTGCGTTTTTGATTCCAAGGGCCCCACCTTTCGCAACGCCATGTACGCCGATTACAAGGCCCAGCGCGCGCCGATGCCTGAGGAATTGGTGCAGCAGATCGAACCGATACACGAAGCGGTGCGCCTCATGGGGTGGCCGCTGCTCGAAGTGCCGCACGTCGAGGCTGACGACGTAATTGGCACGCTGGCGGTGCGCGCGCATGCCAGGCGTGTGCGCACCCTTATTTCCACGGGGGACAAGGATCTTGCACAGTTGGTGAACGACCACATCAGTCTGGTGAACACGATGAGCAACGAGGTTTTGGACGAGCAGGGCGTGCTGACCAAATTCGGCGTTCCGCCGAGGATGATTGTCGACTACCTCGCACTGGTGGGTGACAGCGTGGACAACGTGCCTGGGGTCCGCAATGTCGGCCCCAAGACAGCCGTGAAGTGGTTAAGTCAATATGGCTCGTTGGAGGGCGTGGTCGCCCATGCCGAAGAAATCCCAGGTGCGGTAGGGAAAAACCTGCGAGAGGCACTTGCGTGGCTGCCTACGGCGCGCAAGCTCGTGACCATCGCTACGGATTGCAGCCTCGATGGTTACGTGCAGGATTTCGACGCCGATCTGTGTCCGCAACCCGAAGATGCTGCCGCGCTCATCCCATTTTTTCAGCGCTACGGACTCAAGAAGTTCTTGCACGAGTTGCAAGCTCAGCGACCCTCGCGGCAGGGCTCTCTTCTTGCTGACAGCGGGCTGAACCATGAGGGCGCCGCCGATTTGCCCGCCCAACCCGCGCAACGCGCCGGGCACTATGAGACGGTGTGCACGTGGGGGCAATTTGAGGCATGGTTGGCGCTCGTTGATAGCGCCCCGCTCACGGCTTTGGACACGGAGACAGACTCGCTCGAGCCTATGCGCGCGCGGCTGGTGGGGCTGTCGATATGTGTCGAACCAGGACACGCGGCCTACATTCCGCTCGCGCATGCTTACCCTGGGGCGCCTGCCCAGTTGCCCCTTGATGCAGTCCTCCAGCGTCTCAAGCCCTGGCTGGAAAGCGCTGCAAAGCCCAAGTTGGGCCAAAACAGCAAATACGATCGCCATGTGCTGCAAAATGCCGGCATCAACGTGCGTGGTTACGTCCATGACACGCTTCTGCAAAGCTACGTGCTTGAGGCGCACAAGACGCACAGCTTGGACAGCCTGGTGGTGCGGCACCTCGGGCGTAACGACACCTTGAGCTATGAGCAGGTCTGCGGCAAGGGTGCTAGCGCGATTACTTTTGACCAAGTCGCGCTTGACCTTGCGACCCGGTACAGCGGTGAGGACGCTGACCTGTGCATGCAGGTCCACCGCACTTTGTTCCCGCGTATCGAGGCCGACGCCGGGTTGGCACGCATCTACGAACTGGAGATCCAGGTCAGCCGCGTGTTGCAACGGATGGAGCGTACCGGGGTCTTAATCGATGCAGCGGCGCTGCATGTGCAAAGCGCGGAATTGGCCGCCAAAATGCACGATCTTGAAACCCGTGCCTACGCTCTGGCCGGTGGGCCGTTCAATTTGGCCAGCCCCAAGCAGATCGGCGAGATTCTTTTTGATCGGTTGCAACTGCCGGTGCAGAAAAAGACGGCATCGGGTACGCCGTCCACGGACGAGGAGGTCTTGGAAAAGTTATCTGAAAATTACCCATTACCGCGCGTCATCCTTGACCATCGCGGCCTTTCTAAGCTCAAGAGCACGTATACCGAAAAGCTGCCCCTTATGGTCAATGAGACAACCGGGCGCGTGCACACCAATTACTCGCAAGCCACTGCTGTGACCGGCCGGTTGGCGTCGAACGAGCCGAACCTGCAGAACATTCCGGTGCGCACGACCGAAGGTCGGCGTATTCGCGAGGCCTTCATTGCCCCAGAAGGCTGGTTGATTGCATCGAGTGATTATTCCCAAATTGAGTTGCGCATCATGGCGCACCTGTCCCAGGATAAGGGGTTGTTGGCAGCATTCGCGGCCGGCGAGGACATTCATCGCGCCACGGCTTCAGAGATTTTTGGCGTTACGCCCATCGAGGTTAATGCTGAGCAGCGCCGGATGGCCAAGGTGATCAATTTCGGGTTGATCTACGGCATGAGCGCATTCGGTCTTGCGCGTAATCTGGGGCTGGAACGCGATGCGGCCAAGCTCTACATCGACCGCTACTTCGCGCGCTACCCCGGGGTTGCGGCCTATATGGAACGCACACGTGCTCAAGCCAAGGCCACGGGCTTTGTGGAGACGGTGTTTGGCCGTCGCCTTTGGTTGCCCGAGATCAACTCTCCAAATGGCCCTCGGCGTGCCGCCGCCGAGCGTGCCGCGATCAATGCGCCGATGCAGGGGACCGCGGCAGACCTTATCAAGATGGCGATGGTTGCGGTGGACAGCGCATTGGCGCGCGAAGGATTGCAGACCCGCATGGTGATGCAGGTTCACGACGAGCTCGTGCTTGAAGTCCCGCTCGACGAAACCGAGTGGGTGCGCACCGAGATTCCTCGGTTGATGGCCGGCGTGGCCAGACTTGATGTTCATCTCTTGGCAGAGCTCGGCATGGGCAGAAACTGGGAATTGGCGCATTGA
- a CDS encoding universal stress protein produces the protein MYRKILVPTDGSETATKAIAPAVQLAKQCGAAVVGVTVTDPYPYSGLAESVPITADEYRASTTKAAEAALQPLVDACKTAGVGCECVVSEDIHPWKAVLEAANEKGCDLVVMASHGRRGVQAVLLGSETQKLLTHSQLPVLVVR, from the coding sequence ATGTACAGGAAGATTCTGGTCCCCACCGACGGCTCAGAGACAGCAACCAAGGCCATTGCGCCGGCCGTGCAACTCGCCAAGCAATGCGGCGCGGCTGTGGTGGGCGTGACGGTGACTGACCCCTATCCTTACTCAGGTCTGGCCGAATCCGTGCCGATCACGGCCGACGAATACCGAGCTAGCACCACGAAGGCCGCCGAGGCAGCGCTTCAACCGTTGGTGGACGCCTGCAAGACAGCGGGCGTGGGCTGTGAATGCGTTGTTTCCGAGGACATCCACCCGTGGAAGGCTGTCCTTGAGGCGGCTAACGAGAAAGGATGCGATTTGGTGGTCATGGCATCGCACGGGAGACGCGGCGTCCAGGCCGTGCTCCTCGGCAGCGAGACACAAAAGCTTCTTACTCACTCCCAATTGCCGGTCCTAGTGGTGCGCTGA
- a CDS encoding GatB/YqeY domain-containing protein, translated as MNLKTRIQDDMKAAMRAKDAERLGTIRMLLAAMKQREVDERVELDDPAIVSIIDKMIKQRRDAITQFEAGNRSDLAAKEGAEIAVLEPYLPERLSEDALDGEIRAAIKDTGAKGPQELGKVMGILKSRLAGRADMAQASARAKALLGQA; from the coding sequence ATGAACCTCAAGACACGCATTCAAGACGACATGAAGGCGGCAATGCGGGCCAAGGATGCTGAGCGTCTGGGCACGATACGCATGCTGCTGGCCGCGATGAAGCAAAGGGAAGTCGACGAGCGCGTGGAGTTGGACGATCCCGCCATCGTTTCCATCATCGACAAGATGATCAAACAACGGCGAGACGCGATCACGCAATTTGAAGCTGGCAACCGGTCCGATCTCGCCGCGAAGGAAGGTGCTGAAATCGCGGTGCTGGAGCCCTATTTGCCTGAGCGTTTGAGCGAAGATGCGCTCGATGGGGAAATTCGCGCCGCGATCAAAGACACTGGCGCGAAAGGCCCACAGGAATTGGGCAAGGTGATGGGCATCCTCAAGTCTCGCCTGGCTGGACGGGCCGATATGGCACAGGCATCGGCACGCGCCAAAGCTCTTCTCGGACAGGCCTAA
- a CDS encoding exodeoxyribonuclease VII small subunit yields the protein MNASTRKQTLVDVQPASYEDATAELEQLVQQLESGQMSLDDTLKSYQRGAGLLRFCREKLQAVEQQIQMLDGTELKPYANDRAPGN from the coding sequence ATGAATGCAAGCACGCGCAAACAGACCCTGGTCGATGTACAGCCGGCCAGTTACGAGGACGCCACGGCGGAGCTGGAGCAACTCGTGCAACAACTCGAGTCCGGTCAGATGAGCCTTGATGACACACTGAAGTCGTACCAGCGCGGAGCCGGCCTGTTGCGTTTTTGCCGCGAGAAGCTCCAAGCGGTGGAGCAGCAGATCCAGATGCTGGATGGAACAGAGCTCAAGCCATATGCAAATGACCGCGCCCCCGGCAATTGA